The following are from one region of the Haloactinomyces albus genome:
- a CDS encoding SdpI family protein yields the protein MTLVVQIILGAILVLGGAAVLLVGWRSLHGRLTRNRYVGVRTPATMHSEEAFELGNRVAAPAMLAGGAVGVLSGTALPMLPSLFTIVMVAVIGLIGWFALMMIGGVLGTRAAATVRAKNPASAAVSADPCGGCAGGCCGALQRG from the coding sequence GTGACGCTCGTTGTTCAGATCATTCTCGGCGCGATCCTCGTTCTCGGCGGAGCCGCGGTGCTGCTCGTCGGATGGCGCAGCCTGCACGGGCGGCTCACCCGCAACCGCTACGTCGGTGTCCGCACCCCGGCGACGATGCACTCCGAGGAGGCCTTCGAGCTCGGTAACCGTGTCGCCGCACCCGCGATGCTCGCGGGAGGCGCGGTCGGTGTCCTCTCCGGCACGGCACTGCCGATGCTGCCGTCCCTGTTCACCATCGTCATGGTCGCGGTGATCGGCCTGATCGGCTGGTTCGCACTCATGATGATCGGCGGTGTACTCGGTACCCGAGCCGCAGCGACCGTCAGGGCGAAGAACCCCGCATCCGCAGCGGTCTCCGCCGATCCGTGCGGCGGCTGCGCGGGTGGGTGCTGCGGCGCACTGCAGCGTGGTTGA
- a CDS encoding esterase-like activity of phytase family protein, with protein MTSKRLAGLCTAVLLVSTAASASAAPRTFEASGPTETGVRLLGATALPHGLRYDGTTVGGLSGIDYDPRSGNWVLISDDRSRKQPARFYTADIDMGAGDIGIELTDTVPLRRPDGTVYPPSGTGGSVDPEAIRFDPRSQDLWWSSEGERAEHRRDPAILRTERDGSFAGRLPLASNLRMREHTGPRRNETLEGLTFAAGGSLVVGSMEGPLIQDGAAPTAEHGALGRITVQNRSGQVLSQYAYPMDPVFASPPKGGSANNGVSEILAVNRGNPFRYLVLERSYVSGVGNSIRIHRIDTRGADDVRAVDSLRGTEVQPVRKELLVDLSEFEGLSTIDNIEGMTWGPRLPSGERTLVLVSDDNFSASQTTQIIALAVR; from the coding sequence ATGACGAGCAAGCGACTGGCAGGCCTGTGCACGGCCGTACTCCTCGTATCGACGGCGGCCTCGGCCTCGGCCGCCCCGCGCACCTTCGAAGCTTCCGGACCCACCGAAACGGGGGTGCGGTTGCTCGGTGCCACGGCGCTGCCCCACGGTTTGCGCTACGACGGAACGACCGTGGGCGGGTTGTCCGGTATCGATTACGACCCGCGCAGCGGGAACTGGGTACTGATCAGCGACGACCGCTCGCGGAAGCAGCCCGCACGGTTCTACACCGCCGATATCGACATGGGTGCCGGAGACATCGGTATCGAACTGACCGACACCGTGCCGCTGCGGCGACCGGACGGTACCGTCTACCCACCGTCCGGTACCGGTGGGAGCGTGGACCCGGAGGCCATCCGCTTCGACCCGCGCTCGCAGGACCTGTGGTGGAGCAGCGAGGGGGAACGGGCCGAGCATCGAAGAGACCCCGCCATCCTGCGCACCGAGCGTGACGGCTCGTTCGCCGGGCGGCTGCCGCTTGCCTCGAACCTGCGCATGCGCGAGCACACGGGACCGCGGCGGAACGAGACGCTCGAAGGTCTGACCTTCGCCGCGGGCGGTTCTCTGGTGGTCGGTTCCATGGAAGGACCGCTGATCCAGGACGGCGCAGCACCCACCGCCGAGCACGGAGCCCTGGGGCGGATTACCGTGCAGAACCGCTCGGGACAGGTGCTGTCGCAGTACGCGTATCCGATGGATCCCGTGTTCGCATCGCCCCCGAAAGGGGGGTCTGCCAACAACGGCGTGTCGGAGATTCTCGCCGTCAACAGGGGCAATCCGTTCCGGTACCTGGTGCTGGAGCGCTCCTATGTCAGCGGGGTGGGCAACTCGATCCGAATCCACAGGATCGACACCCGTGGTGCCGATGATGTGCGCGCGGTGGATTCGCTACGCGGTACCGAGGTGCAACCGGTGCGCAAGGAGTTACTGGTCGACCTCTCCGAATTCGAGGGATTGTCCACCATCGACAACATCGAGGGCATGACCTGGGGACCGCGTCTTCCCAGCGGGGAGCGCACTCTGGTGCTGGTCAGTGATGACAACTTCTCCGCGAGCCAGACCACCCAGATCATCGCCTTGGCCGTACGTTGA
- a CDS encoding type I restriction-modification system subunit M/S, translated as MNASEDRVSMAEIGRLAEVKPAAVSNWRRRSTDFPEPASTTGGEQFAVGDVAAWLDGRRIPKNALKAGESAGTTYGERLRRNLDSAGTAVPWQPKTPKTPVRTPRDFFLELWRELDGYRGYLTAPFYRDLVLGLLYLRVRDTSRWRELVAASSGGDPHRIRDMLAQAVSDHRLVLPDLVDLVRLDSHGEVTGLNNIIRLLDQVQAQDTMNSSGNGAHQLFESLLEQLATTDRSYGEFYTPDAVVRTMLELVEPHSGEKVHDPCCGVGSLLTGTVKFVRRNDGDASDPSISGHALAETSRKLAAMSLSVLGTDADLGDGPVHALRDAPEGGHGFDVIVSNPPFNMKSWSRTDTSDDPRWHYGTPPDSNANFAWLQHSLARLAPGGRAAVLMGNGATFHGGRNREIRAAMIEDGAVEAIIALPPQLFHSTGIPVSIWLLKRPTGRNREEVLLVDATGMGRMVERTRCALDDEDIERIGSIHREFRKSSSISAPGFCRAVPLSEIREREYLLNPRSYLGDPAATVEPSEVRTAAREHRRNLAELASRLSEIDAEVEQQLGRKSSWTPLVDSTSPTWERVPLGEVCDVLAGPSGEVLRALESHAEGIPLLAPKNIHHNRVIDTEVDRVESKNIEKKLTRYRLSPGDVLCVRTGEPGRPALIGEEHAGSLFSTACFRLRPKEAVLTGPYLTYWLGTPPAREWISRNTLGATVPSLNARMLRSMPVALPPLRVQEAIEEVLGSLDDKIALHEEIGRITAELRDSLAALLGSATFPLLE; from the coding sequence GTGAACGCCTCCGAAGACCGTGTTTCGATGGCCGAGATCGGACGTCTGGCCGAAGTCAAACCGGCCGCCGTCAGCAACTGGCGGCGGCGATCGACCGATTTTCCGGAACCAGCGAGCACCACCGGAGGTGAGCAGTTCGCCGTCGGAGACGTAGCCGCCTGGCTCGATGGCCGCAGGATCCCGAAGAATGCGCTCAAGGCCGGCGAATCGGCGGGTACCACCTACGGAGAACGGCTGCGCAGGAACCTCGATTCGGCGGGAACCGCAGTCCCATGGCAACCGAAAACTCCGAAAACGCCCGTCCGAACACCTCGGGACTTCTTCCTGGAGCTGTGGCGGGAACTGGACGGATATCGCGGTTATCTGACGGCACCTTTCTACCGCGACCTGGTACTCGGGTTGCTCTACCTGCGAGTTCGCGACACCTCGCGCTGGCGTGAACTGGTAGCGGCTTCGTCCGGTGGGGACCCACACCGAATCCGGGACATGCTGGCACAGGCAGTGAGCGACCACCGACTGGTCCTTCCCGACCTTGTCGATCTGGTACGGCTCGACTCACACGGAGAAGTAACCGGGCTGAACAACATCATTCGCCTGCTGGATCAGGTGCAAGCACAAGACACGATGAACAGTTCCGGCAACGGCGCCCACCAACTCTTCGAATCCCTGCTGGAGCAACTCGCTACCACCGACAGATCTTATGGAGAGTTCTACACACCGGATGCCGTGGTGCGGACCATGCTCGAGCTCGTCGAGCCGCATTCCGGTGAGAAAGTCCATGATCCGTGCTGCGGTGTCGGTAGCCTGCTCACCGGAACGGTAAAGTTCGTCCGACGAAACGATGGGGATGCTTCGGATCCATCGATCTCCGGTCACGCCCTCGCGGAGACATCGCGGAAGCTGGCGGCGATGAGCCTGTCCGTGCTCGGTACCGATGCCGACCTCGGCGACGGGCCGGTACATGCCCTCCGCGATGCACCCGAAGGAGGACATGGTTTCGACGTGATCGTCTCCAACCCCCCGTTCAACATGAAGAGTTGGAGTCGAACGGACACTTCCGATGATCCACGCTGGCACTACGGCACTCCACCGGACAGCAATGCCAATTTCGCCTGGCTCCAGCACAGCCTGGCACGCCTTGCCCCCGGTGGACGCGCGGCAGTGCTCATGGGCAACGGTGCCACCTTTCACGGTGGTCGTAACCGCGAGATTCGCGCTGCCATGATCGAGGACGGAGCGGTCGAGGCCATCATCGCCTTGCCTCCTCAGCTTTTTCATTCGACGGGCATCCCGGTCAGCATTTGGCTGCTGAAGAGGCCGACTGGGCGGAACCGCGAAGAGGTTCTCCTCGTCGACGCGACCGGTATGGGTCGGATGGTCGAGCGCACTCGCTGCGCACTCGACGACGAGGACATCGAACGAATCGGAAGTATCCATCGAGAGTTTCGCAAGAGCAGCAGCATCTCGGCCCCTGGCTTCTGCCGTGCTGTCCCGCTTTCGGAAATCCGCGAACGTGAGTACCTGCTCAACCCCCGGAGTTACCTCGGTGATCCGGCGGCCACCGTCGAACCTTCCGAAGTTCGCACAGCAGCACGCGAACACCGCCGCAACCTCGCGGAGTTGGCTTCCCGACTGAGTGAGATCGATGCGGAGGTCGAACAGCAACTGGGCCGAAAGAGTTCGTGGACTCCGCTCGTCGACAGCACTTCACCGACGTGGGAGCGGGTGCCCTTGGGCGAGGTCTGTGACGTTCTTGCCGGCCCGAGTGGAGAGGTCTTACGAGCTCTCGAATCCCATGCCGAGGGGATACCGCTCCTCGCCCCCAAGAACATTCACCACAACCGGGTCATCGACACGGAGGTGGACAGGGTCGAATCGAAAAACATCGAAAAGAAGCTGACCCGATATCGACTCTCCCCCGGAGACGTCTTGTGCGTACGAACCGGCGAACCGGGGCGTCCGGCGCTCATCGGCGAGGAGCATGCCGGGTCCTTGTTCAGCACCGCCTGCTTCCGACTTCGCCCGAAGGAGGCGGTGCTGACAGGGCCGTATCTCACCTACTGGCTCGGCACACCTCCGGCACGGGAGTGGATCTCCCGGAACACTCTGGGAGCGACCGTTCCCAGTCTGAACGCCCGGATGTTGCGCTCCATGCCCGTTGCCCTTCCTCCGCTACGGGTACAGGAGGCGATCGAAGAAGTTCTCGGATCTCTGGATGACAAGATCGCCTTGCACGAGGAGATCGGCCGAATCACCGCCGAACTCCGCGACTCCCTGGCGGCACTGCTCGGTAGCGCCACGTTTCCACTGCTCGAATAG